In the Acidovorax sp. A79 genome, one interval contains:
- a CDS encoding SDR family NAD(P)-dependent oxidoreductase: protein MKLKDKVVLVTGAGTLRKDFTDAGQVGNGTACALTFAREGAIVVCADRSLDAAGLAAKMIHGESGRAQAVQMDVTDTAQVNDVVRQLLSQHGRIDVLHNNVGIEMQGDLLEVKDEDWDRVMEINLRGAMATSRAVVPGMRARKSGSIINVSSTASLKWSPMQFLSYSTSKAGLNHMTRVIARQYAADQVRCNCIIPGMIRTPHADALYGGAEEAAAGHRARDARCPMGRQGSPWDIAKAALFLASDDSSYITGVQLVVDGGSSL from the coding sequence ATGAAACTGAAAGACAAGGTGGTGCTCGTCACGGGTGCCGGTACCCTGCGCAAGGACTTCACGGACGCAGGGCAGGTGGGCAATGGGACCGCGTGTGCGCTCACCTTCGCGCGGGAAGGCGCGATCGTGGTTTGTGCAGACCGCTCGCTGGACGCCGCCGGGCTCGCTGCAAAGATGATTCACGGGGAATCCGGCCGCGCCCAGGCCGTGCAGATGGACGTCACCGACACGGCGCAAGTGAACGATGTCGTGCGCCAGCTTCTGTCGCAGCACGGGCGCATCGACGTGTTGCACAACAACGTGGGCATTGAAATGCAGGGCGACCTCCTGGAGGTGAAGGATGAGGACTGGGACCGGGTCATGGAGATCAACCTTCGCGGAGCGATGGCCACGTCACGTGCTGTGGTGCCCGGGATGCGCGCCCGCAAGTCGGGCTCCATCATCAATGTCTCGTCCACGGCAAGCCTGAAGTGGAGCCCCATGCAGTTTCTGTCGTACAGCACGTCCAAAGCCGGCCTGAACCACATGACCCGTGTCATTGCCCGGCAATATGCCGCGGACCAGGTGCGTTGCAACTGCATCATCCCCGGCATGATCCGCACCCCCCATGCCGACGCTCTGTACGGCGGCGCGGAAGAGGCTGCAGCCGGCCACCGGGCCCGTGATGCGCGATGCCCGATGGGGCGCCAGGGTTCGCCCTGGGACATCGCCAAGGCCGCGCTGTTTCTTGCCTCGGACGATTCGTCCTACATCACCGGGGTCCAGTTGGTCGTCGATGGGGGCTCGAGCTTGTAG
- a CDS encoding DMT family transporter — MKDPTHTLPALRGGLLALLAAVLFGISTPLVQKLGLGVGPFTTAALLYAGAAFIGALLRQPAEREARLRRSDFPRLLAMALLGASIGPVALAWGLQRTSGTGASLMLTLEALFTALLAWRLYGETMDRRVGLAVALLLAGGIALVLDQGQSGNSSQFWGLMAVVGATAAWGLDNTLSRALAERDPGQVVVAKAVLGVTATLALAWLTDEPAPAAGPALGLLAVGASGYGLSLHFYLLAQRALGAARTGSVFAFAPFMGAALALMLGDRPGGWGMPPGGVLMLLGVAVHLMESHHHEHAHEFLEHEHAHTHDDGHHGHAHEPMPAGPHSHVHVHGPVRHRHAHVPDAHHSHRH, encoded by the coding sequence ATGAAAGATCCGACCCACACCCTTCCCGCCCTGCGGGGCGGCCTGCTTGCGTTGCTGGCGGCCGTCCTGTTTGGCATCAGCACGCCGCTGGTGCAGAAACTCGGCCTGGGCGTTGGCCCGTTCACCACGGCGGCGCTGCTCTATGCAGGCGCTGCCTTCATCGGCGCACTGCTGCGCCAGCCCGCCGAGCGGGAGGCGCGCCTGCGGCGTTCAGACTTTCCGCGCCTGCTGGCGATGGCCTTGCTGGGCGCCAGCATCGGCCCCGTGGCCCTGGCCTGGGGTCTGCAGCGCACGAGCGGCACCGGCGCGTCGCTGATGCTGACCCTGGAGGCGCTGTTCACGGCCTTGCTGGCATGGCGCCTCTACGGCGAAACCATGGACCGCAGAGTGGGACTGGCCGTGGCACTGCTGCTGGCCGGCGGGATCGCCCTCGTGCTGGACCAGGGGCAGAGCGGAAACAGCAGCCAGTTCTGGGGACTGATGGCCGTTGTGGGCGCCACGGCAGCCTGGGGCCTGGACAACACGCTGTCACGTGCGCTGGCGGAGCGTGACCCGGGGCAGGTCGTGGTGGCGAAGGCCGTGCTGGGCGTCACCGCCACGCTGGCGCTGGCCTGGCTGACGGACGAGCCCGCTCCCGCGGCGGGGCCCGCCCTGGGGCTTCTGGCCGTGGGTGCAAGCGGCTATGGCCTGAGCCTGCATTTCTACCTGCTCGCACAGCGCGCGCTCGGGGCGGCACGCACGGGATCGGTATTTGCCTTTGCCCCGTTCATGGGCGCGGCGCTGGCGCTCATGCTGGGGGATCGCCCCGGGGGGTGGGGCATGCCGCCGGGGGGCGTGCTGATGCTGCTGGGGGTGGCCGTTCATTTGATGGAGTCGCATCACCACGAGCATGCGCACGAGTTCCTGGAACATGAGCACGCCCACACCCATGACGACGGTCACCATGGGCACGCCCATGAGCCCATGCCCGCGGGGCCGCACAGCCATGTGCACGTCCACGGTCCGGTGCGGCACCGCCACGCCCACGTGCCGGATGCCCATCATTCGCACAGGCACTGA
- a CDS encoding glutamine amidotransferase — MKTAIALRHLHFEDLGTLEPLLAARGYAVRYLDATTDDLHAVDTTAADLLVVLGGPIGAFDDHIYPFIHDELAVIRQRLQSRRPLLGICLGAQLIARALGAGVASMGIKEIGFAPLVLTPEGEASPLAALAHMPVLHWHGDRFDIPEGATRLAGTPTCANQAFRMGRHVLALQCHLEADPRQIERWLVGHACELAQAGIDPRALRAEAQALQPGLPLAARAAFTAWLDGIEPGLQEETP; from the coding sequence ATGAAAACCGCCATTGCCCTGCGCCATCTGCATTTTGAAGACCTGGGCACGCTCGAGCCGCTGCTGGCGGCGCGTGGCTATGCCGTGCGCTATCTGGACGCCACCACGGATGATCTGCACGCCGTGGACACGACCGCGGCGGATCTGCTGGTGGTGCTGGGCGGCCCCATCGGCGCTTTCGATGACCACATCTACCCCTTCATCCACGACGAGCTGGCGGTGATACGTCAGCGGCTGCAAAGCCGGCGACCGCTGCTGGGCATCTGCCTGGGCGCGCAGCTGATTGCCCGCGCCCTGGGTGCGGGTGTTGCCAGCATGGGCATCAAGGAAATCGGCTTTGCGCCCCTGGTGCTGACCCCGGAAGGCGAGGCATCGCCGCTGGCGGCGCTGGCCCACATGCCCGTGCTGCACTGGCATGGCGACCGCTTCGACATTCCCGAGGGGGCAACGCGACTGGCGGGTACACCCACCTGCGCCAACCAGGCCTTCCGCATGGGACGCCACGTGCTGGCGCTGCAATGTCATCTGGAAGCCGACCCCCGCCAGATCGAGCGATGGCTGGTCGGCCATGCCTGCGAACTCGCGCAGGCGGGCATCGATCCGCGCGCATTGCGCGCCGAAGCGCAAGCCTTGCAACCCGGTTTGCCGCTGGCGGCACGGGCGGCTTTCACCGCCTGGCTGGACGGTATCGAGCCAGGCCTTCAGGAGGAGACTCCGTGA